One genomic window of Myxococcus stipitatus includes the following:
- the tgt gene encoding tRNA guanosine(34) transglycosylase Tgt produces MGEQQQHGQQAVTGAGARERGDTRVAPGLVRFELLHEDTGTRARRGRLHTPHGPVETPIFMPVGTVGSVKGVGPDDLVTLDAQIILGNTYHLMLRPGEALVGEMGGLHQFVSWNRPMLTDSGGFQVFSLSEKRKITEEGATFQSHLDGARHFLTPERSIDIQETLGADIIMAFDECPPSTEDRSYLEKSLARTTRWLHRCERAWTRGRSSLFGIVQGGLHDDLRKRHAEEVCAVDLPGYALGGYSVGETPEAMHAGVAYSAPLLPRDKPRYLMGVGTPLDLVTCVEHGVDMFDCVLPTRCARNGLLFTSEGKLTIRNAAFAKDPRPVDPACACYTCRNFSRAYLRHLFAAGEILAMRLNTLHNLHYFLSLMAEVRRAIAEDRYAAFAREFRARTQAQEAERTRGR; encoded by the coding sequence ATGGGTGAGCAACAACAGCACGGACAGCAGGCGGTGACGGGCGCGGGTGCGCGCGAGCGGGGCGACACGCGGGTGGCGCCGGGGCTGGTGCGCTTCGAGCTGCTCCACGAGGACACCGGCACGCGCGCGCGCAGGGGGCGGCTGCACACCCCGCATGGCCCGGTGGAGACGCCCATCTTCATGCCGGTGGGCACGGTGGGCAGCGTCAAGGGGGTGGGGCCGGACGACCTGGTGACGCTCGACGCGCAGATCATCCTCGGCAACACGTACCACCTGATGCTCCGCCCCGGCGAGGCGCTGGTGGGGGAGATGGGCGGCCTGCACCAGTTCGTGTCGTGGAACCGCCCCATGCTCACCGACAGCGGCGGCTTCCAGGTCTTCAGCCTGTCGGAGAAGCGGAAGATCACCGAGGAGGGCGCCACCTTCCAGTCCCACCTGGATGGCGCGCGGCACTTCCTCACCCCCGAGCGCTCCATCGACATCCAGGAGACGCTCGGCGCCGACATCATCATGGCCTTCGACGAGTGCCCGCCCTCCACGGAGGACCGGAGCTACCTGGAGAAGTCCCTGGCGCGCACCACGCGCTGGCTGCACCGGTGCGAGCGCGCCTGGACGCGGGGCCGCTCGTCGCTGTTCGGCATCGTCCAGGGCGGCCTGCATGACGACCTGCGCAAGCGCCACGCCGAGGAGGTGTGCGCGGTGGACCTGCCGGGGTACGCCCTGGGGGGCTATTCCGTGGGGGAGACGCCGGAGGCCATGCACGCGGGCGTGGCGTACTCCGCGCCGCTGCTGCCCCGGGACAAGCCCCGCTACCTCATGGGCGTGGGCACGCCCCTGGACCTGGTCACCTGCGTGGAGCACGGGGTGGACATGTTCGATTGCGTGCTGCCCACCCGTTGCGCGCGCAACGGCCTGCTCTTCACCTCGGAGGGCAAGCTCACCATCCGCAACGCGGCATTCGCCAAGGACCCCCGGCCGGTGGACCCGGCGTGTGCCTGCTACACCTGCCGCAACTTCAGCAGGGCCTACCTGCGACACCTGTTCGCGGCGGGGGAGATCCTCGCCATGCGACTGAACACCCTGCACAACCTGCATTACTTCCTGAGCCTGATGGCCGAGGTGCGCCGGGCCATCGCGGAGGACCGCTACGCGGCC
- the queA gene encoding tRNA preQ1(34) S-adenosylmethionine ribosyltransferase-isomerase QueA, with the protein MSSRLSDYDFDLPESQIAQAPLETRDASRLLTVSRATGELAHRRFSDVLELLRPGDVLVLNDARVIPARLLGQKAGTGGRVELLVVRPAASTLTSAALGDSAEALDWICLGQASKGLKPGQRLAFASGLEAEVLEAMGGGEYRVRFHALAGASLASLLDAAGRLPLPPYITREPDAADAERYQTVYARASGAVAAPTAGLHFTEATLAALEARGVRRVHVTLDVGPGTFLPVREDDLDRHHMHPERYTVPEATAREVDAARAEGRRVVAVGTTVVRTLESATDPQTGRLRAGPGETTLFIRPGFTFRQVDVLLTNFHLPRSTLVVLVSALLGRERTLATYAEAVRAGYRFFSYGDAMLVSE; encoded by the coding sequence GTGTCGTCACGCCTCTCCGATTACGACTTCGACCTCCCCGAGTCCCAGATTGCCCAGGCGCCCCTGGAGACCCGGGACGCCTCGCGACTGCTGACCGTGAGCCGCGCCACCGGCGAGCTGGCGCACCGCCGCTTCTCCGACGTGCTGGAGCTGCTGCGCCCCGGCGACGTCCTCGTCCTCAACGACGCGCGCGTCATCCCCGCGCGCCTGCTGGGACAGAAGGCGGGCACGGGCGGCCGCGTGGAGCTGCTGGTGGTGCGCCCCGCCGCCTCCACGCTGACCTCCGCGGCGCTCGGGGACTCCGCCGAGGCGCTCGACTGGATCTGCCTGGGCCAGGCCTCCAAGGGCCTCAAGCCGGGCCAGCGCCTGGCGTTCGCCAGCGGCCTGGAGGCCGAGGTGCTGGAGGCGATGGGCGGCGGCGAATACCGGGTGCGCTTCCACGCGCTGGCCGGCGCGTCGCTCGCGTCGCTGCTCGACGCCGCGGGCCGCCTGCCGCTGCCGCCCTACATCACCCGCGAGCCCGACGCCGCGGACGCCGAACGCTACCAGACGGTGTACGCGCGCGCGTCCGGCGCCGTGGCCGCGCCCACCGCGGGCCTGCACTTCACCGAGGCCACCCTGGCCGCCCTGGAGGCCCGGGGCGTGCGCCGCGTCCACGTGACGCTGGACGTGGGGCCGGGCACCTTCCTCCCCGTGCGCGAGGACGACCTGGACCGGCACCACATGCACCCGGAGCGCTACACCGTCCCGGAGGCCACCGCGCGCGAGGTCGACGCGGCCAGGGCGGAGGGCCGCCGCGTCGTCGCCGTGGGCACCACCGTGGTGCGCACGCTGGAGTCCGCCACGGACCCCCAGACAGGCCGGCTGCGCGCGGGCCCCGGCGAGACGACGCTCTTCATCCGCCCCGGCTTCACGTTCCGCCAGGTGGACGTGCTGCTGACCAACTTCCACCTGCCCCGCTCGACGCTGGTGGTGCTGGTGAGCGCGCTGCTGGGGCGCGAGCGGACGCTCGCCACGTACGCGGAGGCGGTGCGGGCGGGTTATCGGTTCTTCAGCTACGGCGACGCCATGCTGGTGTCGGAGTGA
- a CDS encoding SpoIID/LytB domain-containing protein, with protein sequence MLRPVALVLLLLAPLGAHAVETLRIAIDDTGGEVSIKGQGLGFGPDSEDATYVPIPSDVATVRRRGGKLEVNGAPVVGDSVRFRAGVASAGDAGVPGSEPLKAGSTQVRGDVVVRPFRDGLQLINVIPLEDYLAAVLGSEMPVSFPPEALKAQAVAARTYALQKKLDTYSNAFHLGSSVLHQVYGGVNREDPRTRAAVDATRGQVLTYELAPIEAYFHASCGGRTESGQAALQRDLPYLQPVDCPCGRLAASRWSASLSDADIKAALKLPAQGLRVTGRTSTRRVTRVTLGDGSTVDGVELRRKLGYTRLKSLDFEVERTNGGYVFSGRGYGHGAGLCQWGAKALADKGRGYVEILTHYYPGAELQQLY encoded by the coding sequence CCCTGGGCGCCCACGCCGTGGAGACGCTGCGCATCGCCATCGACGACACCGGCGGTGAGGTGAGCATCAAGGGCCAGGGGCTCGGTTTCGGTCCCGACAGCGAGGATGCCACCTACGTCCCCATCCCGTCGGACGTGGCCACCGTCCGGCGCCGGGGCGGGAAGCTGGAGGTCAACGGGGCTCCCGTGGTGGGGGACTCGGTGCGCTTCCGCGCTGGCGTGGCCTCCGCGGGGGACGCGGGGGTTCCCGGCAGCGAACCGCTCAAGGCGGGCAGCACCCAGGTGCGCGGCGACGTCGTCGTGCGTCCCTTTCGCGACGGGCTCCAGCTCATCAACGTCATCCCCCTGGAGGACTACCTCGCCGCGGTGCTCGGCAGCGAGATGCCCGTGTCCTTCCCGCCCGAGGCGCTCAAGGCCCAGGCCGTCGCCGCCCGCACCTACGCGCTCCAGAAGAAGCTCGACACCTACAGCAACGCCTTCCACCTGGGCAGCAGCGTGCTCCACCAGGTGTATGGCGGCGTCAACCGCGAGGACCCGCGCACCCGCGCGGCCGTGGACGCCACGCGCGGCCAGGTGCTCACCTACGAGCTGGCTCCCATCGAGGCCTACTTCCACGCCTCCTGCGGCGGGCGCACCGAGTCGGGGCAGGCCGCCCTCCAGCGCGACTTGCCGTACCTGCAGCCCGTCGACTGTCCCTGCGGCCGGCTGGCCGCGAGCCGCTGGTCCGCCTCCCTGTCCGACGCGGACATCAAGGCCGCGCTCAAGCTGCCGGCCCAGGGCCTGCGCGTGACGGGGCGCACGTCCACCCGCCGCGTCACGCGCGTGACGTTGGGGGATGGCTCGACGGTGGACGGCGTGGAGCTGCGCCGCAAGCTCGGCTACACGCGCCTCAAGAGTCTCGACTTCGAGGTGGAGAGAACCAACGGGGGCTACGTGTTCTCCGGACGCGGCTACGGCCACGGGGCCGGCCTCTGCCAGTGGGGCGCCAAGGCGCTCGCCGACAAGGGCCGGGGGTACGTGGAAATCCTCACCCACTACTACCCCGGGGCCGAGCTGCAGCAGCTCTATTGA